The nucleotide sequence TTGGGAGTTGCAAGGTTTCTTAGCTGTGCACACTGGGTTCTTCAGGTTCGTCTTCTAAACAAACCCCAAGCTTACTTTTATATGTGTTCCCCTGTTTATTGATTTTGTCATTACTTTCTTTGTTTCTTCTGTACCATACCCAGCGCACAGAATCCCAACACTTAATTTacaataatgttttttttttgaggtttgGCATTTCTTGTCTGTTTTATGGTAGCCGTTCTACTTTGATAAATGACCTTATTATGTTAGTTTTCTCAACTCATGTACTTTAGAGGTATCATCAATGAACAACCTGGTCATGATGCTTCCTTGTTTACcttgatttgttttttctagtataatTGCATCATCTTAAAAGCTCTTTTTTTAATGGTTAAGGACATCTTGGGGAAATTTCTGTACTTGTTCATTCAATAGTTGTTACTCATGGGTTTTCAGAAACAAAAAACTATCCACAATGTTGAATTTGACACTTTATATATGCATGGAATTTATGTTAATTTAAAGACAACAAATTCATCCTGCAGGTATTGGATACTCGTGGTCGATTGTTGACTGCTCTGGGCTATGGCTTGTGGCCATCTATGGTGCTTCTGTCGGAAATCGTGCAGACATTCATCCTTGCTGATTTCTGCTACTACTATGTGAAGAGGTACATTTAGGGTCACTAGTTTAACTATTTAATTTGATTGTGAACTTCATCTAATGCATGTTTGCTGGGTGCAGTTTGGTCGGTGGGCAGCTGGTGCTACGGCTTCCATCTGGGGTGGTGTAAGAACTGTAGAAGGATACAAAGCTTCCAGCTTCACCCATTTTTATGTACTCTGAATAACAGTTATGTTCTAGTGTCCGACCTTCTGTGTCTCTTACCAAGACCGAGACCGGAGCCTTTTTTTTACTTGATATTTTGAGGTATAACTATTAATGACAAGTGCACTAGAGTCTTCTTAAACATAGGTCGTTGAATGACTGTTTATAGTTGCGAATGTGCTGATACTTTGGTTCAATTTAGCTTCTGGGTACATGGTTGTCGTGATTTTACAATGGGAAGTTGGCGTGTGAACTGATGATGGTGTCTTTTGATTATGTTCGTGTTTGCAATGTGGTATTCCAGTCCTGGTAAAATGAGCCATGGTCTTCAGGCCCCATTTTTAATTACAACAATTTTGTAGTAGGAACTATATTGCTTACCGGGCAAAGCTACAGAGCGATTCTTGTGGTACGAATTTTTGTTTGCAGAGAAGTTTCATAAAGATCGCCTAGTCGTGTTACATTGAACATGTGGGGATCGTCAAAGCCGCCCCGTGCTAGTCCACTCAACATATTGTACGCACTGGTTTACTGACTGGTTATGTGCATACGCTACGTTATCTGGTTGAATTTAGGGAGTTTATCAGTTGCCTCATGCTTAGTAGCTTGCATCTCACATCAGTTTCGTGTGCAAATCCTTTTGTTTGTTGACCAAACCAGAATACGGCCGGGCCTGAGAACTAGCGAAAAGAAAAGTTGACGACGACCCTGCTTGTGTCTTGCCAGTTCATTTTGAAAAGCTGACTGGGATTAAGTTTCATCAAACACGCTTGCATTATTTGGTCCCCATTGTTAAAGGTTTACCTTCTTTGCTTCCGCAGGAACGCTCTGTAGCGGTATTCTACAGACAACTTATCAGAAAAGGAGTTATCTATCCAACAAGGCAAAATTTACTATAGGGCACCAAAAAATTACGGTTTTTGCTATGAGACATCCGAAGATCGTGAATCTTTTCGTGGACACTGTAAAAAAGTGGACACTCctcctattattttattatttccagtcaaaatggagagagaaagagttatgtaagtaccaaaatgcacctgctctctctcttctcttttcccctttttcttccTCGCGCTTAGTACTGAGCCGAGCAGACGCGTGACGCGCGCAGCCAACGCTGCCGGCTCGAGCCGGGACGGCTCGGccacggcggggcggcggcgcatcGCCGGGGTtcaccgccgacggcgacgacgcacgGCGGCATCCCGGCGCACGGCATGGCGATGCACGGTGGCACCGAGCTCTcagggagctcggcggcggcgcaatggCGACTGGCCCGGCAGGGATACGGTGGCGCGTGCCTCAAATCGAGGGTGCCGCGGAGGGGTGGTGAATGCCGCCGGACCAGTTGATGGTGATGTCAAAGTCGCCGTCGACGAGCGATAGCGATGATGTTGACGTCCTCGACTTGCAGGACGTGCTCCAGCGATTCGGGTTTCATACCATCTGTATGGTGGCGTTCGGGCACGACCTGCCCTGCCTCGCCGACGGCGGGGTCATGGAGGATGCCAGGTCGGATTTCATGCACTCCTTCGGCGAGGCGCAGAACCTTGTCGTCGGACGCTTCTTTGATCTCATCGAGGTCTCCTGGAAGATCAAGAAGTGGCTCAACGTCGGCACCATACGCCGTCTGAGGAAGGCCATCGCCGACGTCCACACCTTCGCCATGGACATCGTCCGCGCCCGGCGCCAGAGCGCGTCCGTGCAAGACAGAGACGACGTCCTGTCGAGGTTTGTGGCGAGTGACGAGCACAGTGACGAGGTCCTCCGCGACATCGTCCTCAGCTTCCTCATCGTCGGCCGTGACACGACGGCGTCGGGGCTGAGCTGGTTCTTCTGTCTCTTGTCGTCCCGGCCGGACGTCGTGGCGCGCATCGCCGACGAGGTCCGCGCGGTGAGGAAGCCGACCGACACACGCCTCGGCGAGCCGTTTCGGTTCGATGCGCTCTGGGAGATGCACTACCTCCATGCCGCACTCACGGAGTCGATGCGGTTGTACCCGCCGGCGTCAGTCGTGCGCGGCGGACGACACACTCCCCGACGGCACGCTCGTCCGCGCCGGTTGGTCCGTGACGTACAGCGCATACGCCATCGAGCGAGGACTGCTTGGAGTACAGGCCGGAGCGGTGGCTCGGCGAGGACGGCGTGTTCCAGCCGGCGAgccagagaaagagagatgccGGCGAgccagagaaagagagattgacaaGTGAGCCCGTGGGCATAATTTTTTCAGTAGAAGATCTTGCCATACTCCTCCTTCATGACATAACCTAAATAACCGTTTTCTTAGCAAACACTTGCTCTGTAATTCTAGATTCTGAATGTCAAGGCCGCCGCACTCCTTTAGCTTGCATGGAACACTCCATTGGTGTTTACCCCTTGCCCCGTACCCACAGGTCCCACATCCATGCGTACCACCATAtgtccccttcccctctcctctagTGATGGCAATCAGCGCTTTACCTCTTGCATTTTCGTACTAATTATCGAGGCTTCCATGGCTAAATATTAGGTCAAATAGGCCCAAACCAGTGCATCCTCGAATGCATGTTGGACTTAAGACGAGCAATCATGGAGAAAGTCTAATGGTAAGAGAGGTAAAAAAGAGGTAAGGGTTTGTTAGGTTCAAAATTTTTGGCCTAACAAAATTACCTTGCAACTGTTGGCGCTACCAAGTTTTGGTAGCATAGAATTTCCAATTACTATAGGAAAAAAACTAGTAGCATACCAAACATTTGTCGATATAAAAAttagcttcaatccaaataatctcacagtttattttttcttttacatgAAAAGATGGAAAAAGACCATCATCATCATATAATAGAGTAAGCTAGAGcagtactctctctgtccccaTAGAAAACAACCTAGTACCGATATGACACATCTTAAATTTATAGTACTGCAATGTCATATTTGGTTCTATATtcgttttttataggacggatggagttcAGTTAAACAGGTGGAAGCAGAAAGCGCTCGAGGACAGTTCGTGTTTGCGCCATTAGCATATTGGCCCTCCATCGATGGAACTCATAAAGCAAGATTATCATAGGAATGATCACTATGAAGGCCACGGCCACAAGCACGGCTAACGCTCCATTCAAGTAGTTGTTTTCGCGGAAGAAAAGGCCAGCCACGCATAAGAACAGCACACCGAGGACGAACAAAAACGCCACATAACCGATGTTCCCCTTGGTCGACCCGACGTATTGGTAGGTCGCGTGAACCTCGGCGATGGCCGCCGCGATCCTGTCGACGTCGCCCTCGCCCAGTCGCTGCGACGCCAGCAGCCTCGGCCGCCACTCCGGCGGCATTGCTCCCGCCGCGAACGCCGCGTCGATCTCATCCTTGATGTTGCTAGTGCCGCTGCCGCTGTTGCTCATGGTGATCGATGCCTCTGAACTGAATTGCTGATGAATGGATATGATGGTTTTGCATGTATCAATCGATTGTCTTCTTTCTGCGTCCCTGCGTACTATTCCTTCCTTCCAGGCAGATTTTGTTGCGATACCTCCGCCTAGGGCAAATTTATAACGCGTGCTGCCATATTCAACTCGGAATAttcgtgcaaaaaaaaatccaactcgGAATAGTTGTTGCAACTAAAAAAGGTTACAGTACGTACTACCGTGAATCCGAGCCCGATTGCCGTTTACGCAATGGGCCCATCGTTCTCCTTGACTAGTTGCTGAGTCTGAATCGTATCTTTGAACCGCACAATACTCACGACCCCCCcaactattaaacggtgcaaTTTAATTTTTAGACGTTTTTGAGGGGTGGTTTTTGCTAACGTGACGTCATGTGAGATCCACATGTCATCATCTgtttctccttcccttcttcctcctccctctctctctctctcccctttccctctctctttctctcccctttctcTTCCCCTTAGTCCGTCTACGGGGGGTGGGGAGCAGGGAGCGGGGCTGGAGCGCCGACGGAGGAGGTGTAGGAGATTCCAGGGCGATGATGGCGTGGGCAGTGACGGTACCAGAGCTGGTTGTGGGCACAAAGCCACAAAGGCAGTGGACGAGGTCGATACGCCAGCGGAGGTGGAGCGGGATGGTGGCCACCATGGCAAAGAGGGAGGAAGTTGGCGCATGAGAGGGTGGCAAGGTGATGGCGAAACGGTCTAGTGGCCCGAGGTGACACGGGCAACGGGATCGTGGTAGAGTCAGCAGTTACTCTGTCACGGGGGATCAAACCCAACCCAACTACGTGGATGGATCCAGCGAGTGTCGAGGGTCGAGCTCCCCTGTGATGATTGGCCGACAGCGTGACACCGGCACAGTGTGTGTCGAAGGCTTTCGATGGTGGTGGTAGCGGAGTGTGCAGTAGTTTAGTTCTTGGGAGGGGTGAAAATTTGGGCGAAAGCTCTGCCTTCGGGCTGGCAACAACGACGCATGCGGGTGCCGCTTTCCTTTTGGGGTGTTGCTGCATTTTCTTGTCTCTCCCAATTACTTTCTTCAGGTGAGAACCTTGTCCTGGCTCCCCGGGACAAGCAGCGGAGGCGCTCTTGTTGTCGTTCCCTTCTTAGAGGCATCGTCTTGAAGATCTCCTGTTTCGCTCTTGCAGCGGGTATTGTTGTAGACGCGTAGtgcggttgtttttttttcttttttcctgacTATAGTCTTCCAGACTATAAACTTGTATTTTTCTCTTGCTATATCAATACTTGAAACTTGTCCTGTCTTATACTGTTCGTTTCGAAAAAGAAAGAGAGTTTTCAATATCGAGGTGAAGGACAGCGTAGCGCAATTTTATCCTCCTCTCCATTTACACACGGTCGAGTACGCGAAGCGAGAGCCAGGCCGTCGCTCCATGCTAGCGTCTGATTGATACCTTCTCCCTCGCTAGCAGGTGTTCGATGGGGAAAAATATTTGGTGGAGACCGGCTGCAAACAGCTCCTGTGCAGCCCCACCCCCCGATGATTGCCATGTGGACTCCCGCAGGATCGGACGTCTCGCTCGTTACGTCTTCCGGTGCAATACAAATAGTATGGATCTGTAGGGTTTCTCTTACTGTCGGAGGTGGAGTTACCGCACTCTGGCGATTAGCATAGTTACCGTATGGTAACCACGGTAACCGTGGCAAACCGTATagaatttatcacaaaattaaattagtttataaatttatttgatgttAATGGGTTATCAcggttttattttgttgtgcCCCGACGGTAGGCGTGATTATTTTTTGTAGGCGTGATTATCGTGTGGGTACCACTGGTTTTGTAAACCTCGGTGTGTATGAGCCTCGCTTGACTCGGCTCACGAGCTCAAATCCATCGCTGATCGGCATCTCTCCTCtgtagccgcagccgccgcctctcttGTCAACGTCTACTGTGTCTCGTCCGCCGCTGCAGCCTTTCTCTTCTCTCGTCCGTCATCCGcttggcggcgatggcgagcgcGAACACCTCTCGTTGGTTCAGGTTCACACCTTGTTGACAATGGACACCACCCACTATACTGCAGCAGGTCACCACCCATGCTATTGCCAGCGGGAGATTTGCCAGTTCAGAGCTTGAGGATGATGATGCCCATGCTGTACTGTAAACGTCAGTCTTGGCACACTCGCCTTCTTGAGACTGCACGTCATGCCATCCGAAAATGTTAGTGGCACTATCATTGCCATCCGAAAATGTTAGTGGCATTAGATTTTTGGGTGCATGCAAAACGAGATAAAccattagcgtataattaattgagttttaattattacaagaATGTGGATTTATTTggtattttaaagcaacttctatatagaaagttttcgtactAAATGTGCCTtttagtaatttgaaaagcgtgctaacgaaAACCGAGATAGAATTTACATATTTATCAAAAAAGAACATGACCAAGTATGCAGAATTTTTTTTGGGAATATGCAAGAAACACATCTTTGTATTAAGAGAAATAAATGTTATTTATAAACTGAACAAACGAAAACTTGAAGCGGGACGGGATACCTGAGAGGTACAACAAAGGACTTGAAGCTATAATCTCACAAACGATGGTGACGGCCTAGGGACTCCTGAAACTAGAGACCAAGCGCCAGCACTGCCACCCTGGCCAGGCGCCATAACTCTGCTTCTACAGCCATAGCTTTCGCTACTTCCGCCTAGGGCCGCTGCTGGAGATTGAACACCCAACTCTTTATTTCCTTCCAGATCATCCAGGTGACCAGCGTTGCAATAGTATGAAATCCCCATCAGAGATCCTTCGCGACTTTCTTCCTACTTTCCTACTGGTGCAAAGCCACTGATGGAAGGAGGCAGGCCGACTGATTAATCACCCTAAGAACCCACCATCAGAGGTGTCGGGATTCCGGGCAAGCGACCAAGATGTGATCTATTCTCTTCATGCTGGTCGCATAGAACACAGCGGATGGGGTGGGGGAGCCCCCAACGGAGTAGACGATCAGCAATCCATCATCTATTCATCATATTTTCAGTTCATATAGATGCATGAACCCCAAGAGATGTACTTTGAGTGCGGAGCAAATTTGTTTAGAGCCAGAAAGCATAATAATGCCAGCAAAGCACTGCTGTTAAACAAAAGTCTGCCATTTAATTTACCATTTTTTCACATGTGTTGATCTAATTAAAAACTGCGTTAATTCCTTTAACTGAGCATGAAACTCTATTACTGAAATGTGTGCACTGACCAAGTAACCATGAAGAAATGAAATGCTCAATTTAGTAATTGCTATGGGATATGTTTATTCTTATGGCTAAATAAAATATACCAGTCTCCTAAATTTTTAGATGTATCAAATCTACATGATGAAAGGTTAAATCAATATTAGCATTGTTAGAATCTGCAAATGTTCAGACTACGCATCTTCTGAAATGTAGCAGTtaacaactactccctccgtcccaaaaaaaagacaaaccctgggtttccgtgtccaacgtttgaccgtccgtcttatttgaaaaaattatgaaaaaaattaaaaggataagtcacgcataaagtattaatcatgttttatcatctaacaacaatgaaaatactaattataaaaaaatttcatataagacggacagtcaaacgttggacacgtagatccagggtttgtttttttaggacggatggagtataataGTTGGGATGTAGAAGCCCAAATTGAACTAGCTAATCAAATCAATCTTGATCAATCATGTAATCCCGCACAATGCTAGGAAGAAGCAAGCCGTGGAGAAATTGGGAGAAGCTGCCGTTGTGCAGGAAGTCTAAGGTTATATTTAGTAAAGCTCCAACtactaaacccagctccaccctaCAGTTTATTTTGTAAGAGAGTTTCACTCAGCTCCATTCCTATTTTAGATAAAACTGACTCTACATATCGTAAGACGAGCAGCTTAATTGCCGCTATTGGGACCGACTGGCCGAGGACCCGCGCGAGGTAATAGGCCCTCAGCGGCAGCAGGTTGGGGTGGCGTATCTCGCAGCTCGATCGCCATGGAGGCATCGATGCCTATCTGCACACCCTGCAACTGGTGAACATATAATtaaccatgcatatataatacTAGTACATAGCATTTGGCCATTTGCAAATGCAATCAGCAAGAGACAATTAGCTTGATCATTTATGTATGTCTTAATGAAAATGCTTATTGATAATTTGAGTGCAAGAAAGCAGCAGCATTATGATCAAGAGATCTGAGCCTATGAGCCGAGACGGGCTTGGTAGCCGAGTCGCGAGCGAGGCTCATACGTGTCCTATTTGCAATGGGCCTGGAGCCAAAACGAGCGAGACGTACTCCAATGACAAGATTGATTAACTTGAGGTATATTACTTCACAATCATATAGATTTAAATTCGAGTTACAAGTTATATAAAAAGAAGAGATATAACAGTGAATATATTCAATTTAATTTGTTCCTTTTCTTAGACCTGGTAGAAGtgaaatttaaacttgcatgttcaTATagtgatataatttttttatatttaagtAACATGCAATAAATTAACGAGGGAATGTCTCCTTGGATAAATGAAAATACATATGTTACTTGCTGTGATTGGTGACGGCGAATTCAGTTGGATCTCCATCAAACTATCTTGATCTCGTGTTCTATTGAATCGTGTTGTGGGTGCTGGATAGCTAATACGTAGAGATAATGGGTAGTCCCGTAACCCGCATAAAAACCcgcttgctagtttattttctacataatagtataaaatttagaagaaaaaataaactagaagtgagATAAACGGGCTAAAAAAACCCGCTTGCCCGTCCGGCCGCCCCGCATCCCTACTACTAATTACACGCTGGCAATGCTCAGCCTCCTCGAGCTCCAGGCGACGACGCCCCGCGCATAAGCCACCATCCAGGTCCTAAACCTGTTCGATACCGGCCGAATGCAAGCACGTCGATCGGCTCGAAGCCAGGGGCGCAGATCTACAGTAAAAAAGCCGGCGGGTCTGACACCGACGATAAAACCTATAGCGAAACTGTTTATCCATATGCTATAACATCATGATCTAAGTATAGTTAGTATACTATAACACCATTAGATAAGTTCTGACACCAAACAAATCGATTTTACTGCTCGAAGCGGTACCACTAGCGGGTCCAGGACAGCGACAAAGGACATCGATCGCCGCATCGACGACGCCTGCACGCAGGTGAACTGGGGGCGTCAACGTGTTCACCTCCATCTGCCAGGTCGACACATCGCCGATCGACCACGCGGCGCCGCG is from Oryza sativa Japonica Group chromosome 9, ASM3414082v1 and encodes:
- the LOC107278873 gene encoding cytochrome P450 CYP94D108-like; translated protein: MPPDQLMVMSKSPSTSDSDDVDVLDLQDVLQRFGFHTICMVAFGHDLPCLADGGVMEDARSDFMHSFGEAQNLVVGRFFDLIEVSWKIKKWLNVGTIRRLRKAIADVHTFAMDIVRARRQSASVQDRDDVLSRFVASDEHSDEVLRDIVLSFLIVGRDTTASGLSWFFCLLSSRPDVVARIADEVRAVRKPTDTRLGEPFRFDALWEMHYLHAALTESMRLYPPASVILNVKAAALL